One window from the genome of Breoghania sp. L-A4 encodes:
- the hpaD gene encoding 3,4-dihydroxyphenylacetate 2,3-dioxygenase produces MPIRKQTSKPPFDIVRVSHVEFAVTDLEASRAFYVDCLGYLLTHDDPQTLYLRNLEERNHHSVVLRKSPQAQALALGFKVASEEDLDKAQAWFTARGLGAEFVTAPFQGRTLAARDPFGMPLQFYCAMDQAECMLQKYGAYSGARIQRIDHVNCFSPDVQASYEFYADLGFRPTEYTETRDVDPKIWAIWMHRKGGVHDIAFTNGLGPRLHHIGVYTATPMDILHICDVMATTGFLPNMERGPGRHGISNAFFLYVRDPDGHRVELFTSDYMTVDPDLEPIRWNFDDPQRQTLWGHPAPKSWFEEGSIFPGAEVRAPVMAPKPIVAA; encoded by the coding sequence ATGCCTATCCGCAAGCAGACGAGCAAGCCGCCCTTCGACATCGTGCGGGTCAGCCACGTCGAATTCGCCGTGACCGACCTTGAGGCCAGCCGCGCCTTCTACGTTGATTGTCTGGGCTACCTGCTGACGCACGATGACCCGCAGACGCTGTATCTGCGCAATCTCGAGGAGCGCAACCACCACTCGGTGGTGCTGCGCAAGAGCCCGCAGGCGCAAGCCCTGGCGCTCGGCTTCAAGGTGGCCAGCGAGGAGGATCTCGACAAGGCGCAGGCCTGGTTCACGGCGCGGGGCCTGGGCGCGGAGTTCGTCACCGCCCCCTTCCAGGGCCGCACGCTCGCCGCGCGCGATCCCTTCGGCATGCCGCTGCAGTTCTACTGCGCCATGGACCAGGCGGAGTGCATGCTGCAGAAATACGGGGCCTATTCCGGCGCCCGCATCCAGCGCATCGACCACGTCAACTGTTTCAGCCCGGACGTGCAGGCCAGCTACGAATTCTATGCCGACCTCGGATTCCGGCCGACCGAATACACCGAGACGCGAGACGTGGATCCGAAGATCTGGGCCATCTGGATGCACCGCAAGGGCGGCGTGCACGACATCGCCTTCACCAACGGGCTCGGGCCGCGGCTGCATCACATCGGCGTCTACACGGCGACGCCGATGGACATCCTGCACATCTGTGACGTGATGGCGACCACCGGCTTCCTTCCCAACATGGAGCGCGGTCCCGGCCGGCACGGCATCTCCAACGCCTTCTTCCTCTATGTCCGCGACCCCGACGGCCACCGGGTCGAGCTCTTCACCAGCGACTACATGACGGTGGACCCGGATCTCGAGCCGATCCGCTGGAATTTCGACGATCCGCAGCGCCAGACCCTGTGGGGCCATCCGGCGCCCAAGAGCTGGTTCGAGGAAGGCTCGATCTTCCCCGGCGCCGAGGTGCGCGCGCCCGTCATGGCGCCCAAACCCATCGTCGCCGCGTAA
- a CDS encoding response regulator, with translation MSIVTTNADVNDPIVAGELELPPGNYVSIAVTDNGEGMSKDVVAHAFEPFYTTKDVGAGTGLGLSMVYGFALQSGGGVSLSSVAGEGTTVVLYLPKLDDDALIDSDNVPIRHVAAGAEDILVVEDDADMRRIAAESLERLGYRVTVAADGPEAIAILEQGAEFDLLLTDIRLPNGMPGADVARRARTLSPTLSVVFMTGYAETARVGAAELGEDAILLRKPFRRIELARALNRALLRDAEARDGV, from the coding sequence TTGTCGATTGTCACCACCAACGCGGATGTGAACGACCCGATTGTCGCCGGCGAACTGGAGCTGCCGCCGGGCAACTATGTCTCGATCGCCGTCACGGACAATGGCGAGGGCATGTCCAAGGACGTGGTCGCGCATGCGTTCGAACCGTTCTACACCACCAAGGACGTGGGAGCCGGCACCGGGCTTGGGCTCAGCATGGTCTACGGTTTCGCGCTGCAGTCCGGCGGCGGGGTGTCGCTGTCGAGCGTCGCGGGTGAGGGCACAACGGTGGTGCTGTATTTGCCGAAACTCGACGATGACGCTCTCATCGACAGCGATAATGTTCCGATCAGGCACGTCGCGGCCGGCGCTGAGGACATCCTGGTTGTCGAGGACGACGCGGATATGCGCCGGATCGCGGCGGAATCGCTCGAGCGCCTCGGCTACCGCGTGACCGTGGCGGCGGATGGTCCGGAGGCGATCGCCATTCTGGAGCAGGGCGCGGAGTTCGACCTCCTGCTGACCGACATCCGTCTGCCCAACGGCATGCCGGGCGCCGATGTGGCGCGGCGCGCGCGGACGCTGTCTCCGACGCTGTCGGTGGTCTTCATGACCGGTTACGCGGAGACGGCGCGCGTCGGCGCCGCGGAGCTCGGCGAGGACGCCATCCTGCTGCGCAAGCCGTTCCGGCGGA
- a CDS encoding hemerythrin domain-containing protein: MTLDLNTRTGWPEDLRFLVDRYPRDTWQAHGNLGSMARFWLQRHDMFRELGGMLKEGTHAFREGETSADQFQAWLVPRLQFFLGQLHEHHNIEDHHYFPVFQAAEKRLARGFDVLESDHETIHQALAANADSANQLLGALHKSGDARRFAADRYADVSDALLGQLMRHLNDEEDLIIPLILDRGEPALGVG; this comes from the coding sequence TTGACGCTCGATCTGAACACCCGCACCGGCTGGCCCGAGGACCTGCGCTTTCTGGTCGACCGCTATCCCCGCGACACCTGGCAGGCGCACGGAAATCTGGGCTCCATGGCCCGTTTCTGGCTGCAGCGCCACGACATGTTCCGTGAACTCGGCGGCATGCTCAAGGAGGGCACCCACGCCTTTCGCGAGGGCGAAACCTCGGCCGATCAGTTCCAGGCCTGGCTCGTGCCCCGGCTGCAATTCTTTCTCGGCCAGTTGCACGAACACCACAACATCGAGGACCATCACTATTTCCCGGTGTTCCAGGCGGCGGAAAAGCGGCTGGCGCGCGGGTTCGACGTGCTCGAGAGCGACCACGAGACCATCCACCAGGCGCTCGCCGCCAATGCCGACAGCGCCAACCAGCTGCTGGGCGCGCTGCACAAGTCCGGCGACGCGCGGCGTTTTGCCGCCGACCGCTACGCGGATGTGAGCGACGCCCTGCTGGGCCAGCTGATGCGCCATCTCAACGACGAGGAAGACCTGATCATCCCGCTGATTCTGGACCGCGGTGAGCCGGCCCTCGGCGTCGGCTGA
- a CDS encoding transporter substrate-binding domain-containing protein produces the protein MVTAVGPPFSRTRDGAPGFLDRLFAEAFARLGVGITITRLPAERALMNTNAGIDDGDLFRVAGLEARYSGLVRVPESYYQAEFVVIARKDTPPIDGWSALKGRAVGFLNGLKIAEQRLSGIATTVEVDTIGQLFQMLQRARVDYIIIERQVGLRNLRRRRLEKTHHVQDHVLIRPDIYVYLNVRHADLAGPLADVLREMKASGAYDAIVRASFPAARGGR, from the coding sequence ATGGTCACCGCCGTGGGACCGCCCTTCTCCCGCACCCGGGACGGCGCGCCGGGATTTCTCGACAGGCTGTTTGCCGAGGCCTTCGCCAGGCTTGGCGTCGGCATCACGATCACGCGCCTTCCGGCGGAGCGCGCGTTGATGAACACCAACGCGGGCATCGATGACGGCGATCTGTTCCGCGTGGCCGGTCTCGAGGCGCGCTATTCAGGTCTGGTGCGGGTTCCGGAGAGCTATTATCAGGCGGAGTTCGTCGTCATTGCGCGCAAGGATACGCCGCCGATCGACGGCTGGAGCGCGCTGAAGGGCCGTGCCGTCGGCTTCCTCAACGGCCTCAAGATCGCCGAACAGAGGCTCTCCGGAATCGCGACGACGGTGGAGGTCGACACGATCGGGCAATTGTTCCAGATGCTGCAGCGCGCGCGTGTGGACTACATCATCATCGAGCGTCAGGTTGGCCTGCGCAACTTGCGCCGGCGGCGCCTCGAGAAGACGCATCATGTGCAGGATCATGTGCTGATACGGCCGGATATCTACGTCTATCTGAATGTTCGGCATGCCGATCTGGCCGGCCCGCTCGCCGATGTGCTGCGCGAGATGAAGGCCAGCGGCGCCTATGACGCCATCGTGCGGGCGTCGTTTCCCGCGGCGCGCGGCGGCCGTTGA
- a CDS encoding PAS domain S-box protein — protein MGKQYPKRVVRTMIYYIVAFSLLIGVLSGAVQVYTEYKASRSDLEAAFLDGKRDAEGAIALALWVQDLAQLNNLVRAIAKHQDFTEVSVLEGERVLVSAGAADNPDATLMRVYPIEYSYRGDALHIGDLAISADMTSVYSRLFGQARAILLWTIVQTFLVAIFMFFIFYQLMTRHVHGIAGYLTALDPENMGIPMRLERKPNPPEHRDELDMLVSAFNELRGRLKLSQDAVRASREEVEASERRYRAILDDMVDTYYRTDVEGRIVMVSPSAETLLGYTMPEMIGKQLADVYADPAGRPRFLAAFRDSGGLIQGYEERLRRKDGALVWVSTTARMIRDEDGVFVGVEGIARDITAQRTAAEALRESEQNLRLVADSLPALVLYVDRSMRFRFANREATIWYGRTPEDVLQMNAAEVFDPEVSSRLQPRLIGVLRGETQAFSEVLTYPDGKTRNVELRFVPQKGEDGTVEGFLALGIDVTERRMLEERLRQSQKMEALGQLTGGVAHDFNNLLGVILGNVELLLEEPDLKASEREELLQAIARVGARGAGLTRQLLAFSRRQPLRQEPTQLDTDLSEFAVLLRRTLGESITLTIRHDTGLWRSLVDRPLLENALLNLALNARDAMPDGGTCRLSPPTRM, from the coding sequence ATGGGGAAGCAATACCCGAAACGGGTCGTGCGCACGATGATCTACTACATCGTCGCCTTCAGCTTGCTCATCGGCGTCCTGAGCGGCGCCGTCCAGGTCTACACCGAATACAAGGCCAGCCGCTCGGATCTCGAGGCGGCGTTTCTTGACGGCAAACGCGACGCCGAAGGGGCCATCGCGCTGGCGCTCTGGGTGCAGGACCTCGCGCAGCTCAACAATCTGGTGCGGGCGATCGCGAAGCATCAGGATTTCACCGAAGTCAGCGTTCTTGAAGGCGAAAGGGTGCTGGTGAGCGCGGGCGCGGCCGACAATCCCGACGCCACGCTCATGCGGGTTTACCCCATCGAGTACAGCTATCGCGGCGACGCGCTGCATATCGGCGACCTCGCCATCTCCGCGGATATGACCAGCGTCTATTCGCGCCTGTTTGGTCAGGCGCGGGCGATCCTGCTGTGGACGATCGTCCAGACCTTCCTGGTCGCGATCTTCATGTTCTTCATCTTTTACCAGTTGATGACCCGGCACGTGCACGGGATCGCCGGCTATCTCACGGCGCTGGATCCAGAGAACATGGGGATACCCATGCGGCTGGAACGCAAACCCAATCCGCCCGAGCATCGCGACGAACTCGACATGCTGGTCTCGGCCTTCAACGAGTTGCGTGGCCGGCTGAAGCTCTCGCAGGATGCGGTGCGGGCGAGCCGTGAGGAGGTGGAAGCCAGCGAGCGGCGCTACCGGGCGATCCTCGATGACATGGTGGACACCTACTACCGCACGGATGTGGAAGGGCGCATTGTCATGGTGTCGCCCTCCGCGGAGACGCTGCTGGGGTACACCATGCCCGAGATGATCGGCAAGCAGCTTGCCGACGTCTATGCCGACCCCGCCGGGCGCCCGCGTTTTCTCGCGGCCTTCCGTGATTCAGGTGGCCTGATACAGGGGTACGAGGAGCGGCTGCGCCGCAAGGATGGCGCCCTGGTCTGGGTGTCGACCACGGCGCGCATGATCCGCGACGAGGATGGCGTCTTCGTCGGCGTGGAGGGGATTGCCCGCGACATCACCGCGCAGCGGACCGCCGCCGAGGCGCTGCGCGAGAGCGAGCAGAACCTGCGTCTTGTCGCGGACTCGCTGCCCGCGCTGGTGCTCTACGTGGACCGCTCCATGCGGTTTCGTTTCGCCAACCGGGAGGCCACGATCTGGTATGGCCGTACACCCGAGGACGTGCTGCAGATGAATGCCGCCGAGGTTTTCGATCCGGAGGTCTCCAGCCGGCTCCAGCCGCGGCTGATCGGCGTCTTGCGCGGCGAGACGCAGGCGTTCTCGGAGGTCCTGACCTATCCGGACGGCAAGACCCGGAACGTCGAGTTGCGGTTCGTGCCGCAAAAGGGCGAGGACGGCACGGTGGAGGGATTTCTCGCTCTCGGCATCGATGTCACCGAGCGGCGGATGCTCGAGGAGCGGCTGCGCCAGTCACAGAAGATGGAAGCGCTGGGCCAGCTCACGGGCGGCGTGGCGCACGATTTCAACAATCTGCTCGGCGTGATCCTGGGCAATGTCGAGCTGCTGCTGGAGGAGCCGGATCTGAAGGCGTCCGAGCGCGAGGAGCTGTTGCAGGCGATCGCGCGGGTGGGTGCGCGCGGCGCGGGCCTGACCCGGCAGTTGCTGGCGTTCTCGCGCCGGCAGCCGTTGAGACAGGAACCGACGCAGCTGGATACGGACCTGTCCGAGTTCGCCGTGCTGCTGCGGCGCACGCTGGGCGAGTCCATCACGCTGACGATCCGTCACGACACGGGCCTTTGGCGCTCTCTGGTGGACCGGCCGCTGCTGGAGAACGCGCTTCTCAATCTCGCGCTGAACGCCCGGGACGCCATGCCTGACGGGGGCACTTGTCGATTGTCACCACCAACGCGGATGTGA
- the hpaE gene encoding 5-carboxymethyl-2-hydroxymuconate semialdehyde dehydrogenase, translating into MPTPDDNPSRAAAALSRFSGSPVGHFIAGRSDAGSGETFDTHCPADGRLLARVARGTAADVDRAAVAAREAFESWAATGGAQRRAILHAIADGIVARADEIALIEVMDTGQPIRYMAKAALRAAENFRFFADRAPSANDGLSLPSADHVNYTTRQPIGPVGVITPWNTPFMLSTWKIAPALAAGCTVVHKPAEWSPLTASLLAEICSDAGLPAGVLNTVHGLGEEAGVALTEHPDIKAIAFVGESVTGSRIMKQGADTLKRVHFELGGKNPVIVFDDADLDRALDAVLFMIYSLNGERCTSSSRVLIQASIYDDFTTRLAERVARIRVGDPLDPATELGPLIHARHLDKVLSYPAKARAEGATVAAGGNRSDFGGGMGHFVEPTLYTGATSDMTIAQEEIFGPVLTAIAFEDEAEAVRIANGVRYGLAGYLWTRDTGRAHRVSRALDAGMVWVNSENVRHLPTPFGGMKASGIGRDGGDYSFDFYMETKNIAIALDSHTIPRIGA; encoded by the coding sequence ATGCCAACCCCCGACGACAACCCGAGCCGCGCGGCCGCGGCGCTGTCCCGATTTTCCGGCTCACCGGTCGGCCACTTCATCGCCGGACGCAGCGATGCGGGCTCGGGCGAGACCTTCGACACCCACTGCCCCGCCGACGGCAGGCTGCTGGCCCGCGTGGCGCGCGGCACCGCGGCCGATGTCGACCGCGCGGCCGTTGCCGCGCGTGAAGCCTTCGAGAGCTGGGCTGCGACCGGCGGCGCGCAACGCCGCGCGATCCTGCACGCCATCGCCGACGGCATCGTCGCGCGCGCCGACGAGATCGCCCTGATCGAGGTGATGGATACAGGCCAGCCGATCCGCTACATGGCCAAGGCGGCGCTGCGGGCGGCGGAGAACTTCCGCTTCTTTGCCGATCGCGCGCCCTCGGCCAACGACGGTCTCTCCCTGCCTTCCGCCGATCACGTCAACTACACCACGCGCCAGCCCATCGGCCCGGTCGGCGTCATCACACCGTGGAACACGCCCTTCATGCTGTCGACGTGGAAGATCGCCCCCGCACTGGCCGCCGGCTGCACGGTGGTGCACAAGCCGGCCGAATGGAGCCCGCTGACCGCCAGCCTGCTGGCGGAAATCTGCTCCGACGCGGGCCTGCCCGCGGGCGTTCTCAACACCGTCCATGGCCTGGGCGAGGAAGCCGGCGTAGCGCTCACCGAGCATCCCGACATCAAGGCTATCGCCTTCGTCGGCGAAAGCGTCACCGGCAGCCGCATCATGAAGCAAGGCGCGGACACGCTGAAGCGCGTGCACTTCGAACTCGGCGGCAAGAACCCGGTCATTGTCTTCGACGACGCGGATCTCGACCGGGCGCTCGATGCGGTGCTGTTCATGATCTACAGCCTCAACGGCGAGCGTTGCACCTCGTCCAGCCGTGTGCTCATTCAAGCGTCGATCTACGACGACTTCACCACGCGGCTGGCCGAACGCGTCGCCCGCATCAGGGTCGGCGACCCGCTCGATCCGGCAACCGAACTCGGGCCGCTGATTCACGCCCGTCATCTCGACAAGGTGCTGTCCTATCCCGCCAAGGCGCGGGCCGAGGGCGCCACCGTGGCCGCCGGCGGCAATCGCTCGGACTTCGGCGGCGGCATGGGCCACTTCGTCGAGCCGACGCTCTACACCGGAGCAACCAGCGACATGACGATTGCGCAGGAGGAAATCTTCGGGCCGGTGCTGACCGCGATCGCGTTCGAGGACGAGGCGGAGGCGGTGCGGATCGCCAATGGCGTGCGCTATGGCCTGGCGGGCTATCTGTGGACCCGGGACACCGGACGCGCGCACCGGGTGTCGCGCGCGCTCGATGCCGGCATGGTCTGGGTGAATTCCGAAAACGTCCGCCACCTGCCCACGCCGTTCGGCGGCATGAAGGCGTCGGGCATCGGCCGTGACGGCGGCGACTACAGTTTCGATTTCTACATGGAGACCAAGAACATCGCGATCGCGCTGGACAGTCACACAATCCCGCGCATCGGCGCGTGA
- a CDS encoding bifunctional DedA family/phosphatase PAP2 family protein, translating to MDLAQWAIDFLAQNPLLSIAIVFLIAMGEALLIVGLFVPSTVVLVGAGTLVGSGKLDFWPIFVATTVGAILGDAASYWAGRIYGQRLKLLWPLNHYPGLVQRTENFFTDHGGKSIAIGRFVPGVKAVIPGIAGMMGMSHPRFVTINVISAVAWSIAHLTPGILMGKGLALASEVSGRFAAVLLALFITVFVTAWLMRIAVMSAIPLLLSAQTRFVAYAAARPHPVWQWLAETLSPDNPRAIRVVLLSAVSTASIIGFISLFEDLVARDTLLNADVSIGNLVQSLRNTPADRVMAVVTMAGDGIVLGVLGAVIVAWLVWRRAWAIAGAASIAILSSALFVPFMKTVLQRPRPIDIYSGADAYSFPSGHATLATVVFGVLAVLVSLRLGRWGKALVFASFGALVVAIAFSRIYLGAHWPSDVAAGFLFGVAMTAAFALTLEATRIDTIAPLGLALVAGLAYSSVAVVHVVSGHAAALEFYGARQAVREISMSDWRSGGWAELPARRIELTGETEEPFVVQWVGTPEKLEAVLGAHGFKRVPSWSWTDVLTYADARNDIDVLLPRPSLHAGKLARLSMTRPVEGDDQARLVLRAWAAEVSVSGAPALLVALTEERKKKLPIVALPDDEQASPDDVATILNLLSASPEVTTVRPPSRRAKWRRCSRSPKRLRCLASARRVVRFLVAQRIDHLVQGDIELLDQLRADVVRDGVVDPFGFRRDAIEQVAALGRDGHDHAALVGLVGAAVDDAGGVELRQDARQARGMDAADLAQVEDLERFHFHQRADDAPLLVRQSVLVQMRPEPLHDFLTRPHELHRQRAPERAHARAGAGFGRVGNTVALSYIRGQWSAL from the coding sequence ATGGACCTTGCCCAGTGGGCCATTGATTTCCTGGCGCAGAATCCGCTTCTGTCGATCGCCATCGTGTTTCTGATCGCCATGGGCGAGGCGCTTTTGATCGTCGGGCTGTTCGTGCCGAGCACCGTGGTGTTGGTGGGCGCGGGCACGCTGGTGGGCAGCGGAAAGCTCGATTTCTGGCCGATCTTCGTCGCCACGACCGTCGGCGCCATCCTCGGCGACGCGGCTTCCTACTGGGCGGGGCGGATCTATGGCCAGCGGCTCAAGCTGCTGTGGCCGTTGAACCACTATCCGGGCCTGGTGCAGCGGACCGAGAATTTCTTCACCGACCATGGCGGCAAGAGCATCGCCATCGGCCGCTTCGTGCCGGGCGTGAAAGCCGTGATCCCGGGCATCGCCGGAATGATGGGCATGAGCCATCCGCGCTTTGTCACCATCAATGTGATTTCCGCCGTCGCCTGGTCCATCGCGCATCTGACGCCGGGGATCCTGATGGGCAAGGGGCTGGCGCTGGCCAGCGAGGTCTCGGGCCGCTTCGCCGCCGTGCTGCTGGCGCTTTTCATCACCGTTTTCGTGACCGCCTGGCTGATGCGCATCGCGGTGATGAGCGCGATTCCGCTGCTGTTGTCGGCGCAGACGCGCTTCGTCGCCTACGCCGCGGCGCGGCCGCATCCGGTCTGGCAGTGGCTGGCGGAGACCCTGTCGCCTGACAATCCCCGCGCCATTCGCGTGGTGCTTCTGTCGGCGGTGAGCACGGCGTCGATCATCGGCTTCATCAGCCTGTTCGAGGACCTGGTCGCACGCGACACGCTGCTCAACGCGGACGTTTCCATCGGCAATCTCGTGCAGTCGTTACGCAACACGCCCGCTGACCGGGTGATGGCTGTGGTCACCATGGCGGGCGACGGCATCGTGCTCGGCGTGCTGGGCGCGGTCATCGTCGCGTGGCTGGTGTGGCGGCGCGCCTGGGCGATCGCCGGGGCGGCGAGCATCGCCATCCTGTCGTCGGCGCTGTTTGTTCCTTTCATGAAGACGGTGCTGCAGCGGCCGCGCCCCATCGACATCTATTCCGGCGCGGACGCCTACAGCTTCCCGTCCGGTCACGCGACGCTTGCGACCGTGGTCTTCGGCGTGCTGGCGGTTCTGGTGAGCCTGCGGCTGGGCCGCTGGGGCAAGGCGCTGGTGTTCGCGAGCTTTGGCGCGCTGGTGGTCGCCATCGCGTTCTCGCGCATCTATCTCGGCGCGCACTGGCCCTCTGACGTGGCGGCGGGATTCCTGTTCGGGGTCGCGATGACGGCGGCCTTCGCGCTGACGCTGGAAGCCACCCGGATCGACACGATCGCGCCGCTGGGCCTGGCGCTGGTGGCGGGGCTTGCCTACAGCAGCGTCGCGGTGGTGCATGTGGTGAGCGGCCATGCCGCTGCCCTGGAGTTCTATGGCGCGCGTCAGGCCGTGCGCGAGATCTCGATGAGCGATTGGCGCTCGGGTGGCTGGGCGGAACTGCCCGCGCGCCGTATCGAGCTGACGGGCGAGACCGAGGAGCCCTTCGTCGTGCAATGGGTCGGAACGCCCGAGAAGTTGGAAGCCGTCCTCGGCGCGCATGGCTTCAAGCGGGTGCCGAGCTGGTCATGGACCGATGTGCTGACCTACGCGGATGCGCGCAACGATATCGATGTGCTGCTGCCGCGACCGTCGCTGCACGCGGGCAAGCTCGCGCGCCTGAGCATGACCAGACCGGTGGAGGGCGACGACCAGGCCAGGCTGGTGCTGCGCGCCTGGGCTGCGGAGGTTTCGGTGTCAGGCGCGCCGGCGCTGCTCGTGGCGCTCACCGAGGAGCGCAAGAAGAAACTGCCGATTGTCGCGCTTCCCGATGACGAGCAGGCTTCGCCGGACGATGTCGCGACGATCCTGAACCTGCTGAGCGCCTCGCCGGAGGTGACCACGGTGCGGCCGCCGAGCCGAAGGGCGAAATGGCGCCGCTGCTCGCGATCGCCGAAGCGCCTTAGATGTTTAGCCTCTGCGCGGCGCGTTGTTCGATTTCTTGTCGCGCAGCGCATTGATCATCTTGTCCAGGGCGACATAGAGCTCCTGGATCAGCTCCGGGCCGATGTCGTCCGCGATGGCGTTGTAGATCCGTTCGGATTCCGGCGCGATGCGATCGAACAGGTCGCGGCCCTTGGGCGCGATGGACACGATCACGCGGCGCTGGTCGGCCTCGTTGGGGCGGCGGTTGATGATGCCGGCGGCGTCGAGCTTCGGCAGGATGCGCGACAGGCTCGCGGGATGGATGCCGCAGACCTCGCTCAGGTCGAGGATCTCGAGCGATTCCACTTCCATCAGCGCGCGGATGATGCGCCATTGCTGGTCCGTCAGTCCGTTCTCGTGCAGATGCGGCCGGAACCGCTGCATGATTTCCTCACGCGCCCACATGAGCTGCATCGGCAGCGAGCGCCCGAACGGGCGCATGCCCGTGCGGGTGCCGGCTTCGGCCGTGTCGGAAACACCGTCGCGTTGTCTTACATCCGAGGTCAATGGTCTGCCTTATGA
- a CDS encoding lytic murein transglycosylase — protein MTAGARLRAAIAGLALGASLVASAVTAQAAGCRNTANFDRWLADFKAEARAQGISAHAISSALDGMTYAPEIVRKDRAQGVFSQSFLTFSDRMVAKYRMQHGAKRMKTYAKIFAALEREYGVPAPVITAFWGLETDFGANIGDLPVLRSLATLAYDCRRPELFRPQLMDALRLIDHGDLTARQMVGAWAGELGQLQFLPSDYMRLAVDYDGDGRRDLLRSEADVLASGARLIKDFGWHAGEPWLEEVRVPRSMPWEQADLSIRLPRSQWKSWGVTRADGSALPGDGTPVALLLPMGRNGPAFIAYRNFDIYLEWNQSFVYATTAAYFATRLAGAPPRSRGNAEVTALSAAETKQLQQLLVSKGYDVGGVDGTIGAMTRAAVRSVQQQLGLPADAYPTPDLLARLR, from the coding sequence ATGACGGCGGGGGCCCGTTTGCGGGCCGCAATCGCGGGCCTCGCGCTGGGCGCGAGCCTCGTTGCGAGCGCCGTGACCGCGCAGGCTGCTGGCTGCCGCAACACCGCGAATTTTGACCGCTGGCTGGCGGACTTCAAGGCGGAGGCGAGGGCGCAGGGCATCTCCGCGCACGCCATTTCCTCGGCGCTGGACGGCATGACCTATGCGCCCGAAATCGTGCGCAAGGACCGCGCCCAGGGCGTCTTTTCGCAAAGCTTTCTGACGTTTTCCGACCGCATGGTGGCCAAATACCGCATGCAGCACGGCGCCAAGCGGATGAAGACCTATGCCAAGATCTTCGCCGCGCTGGAGCGCGAGTACGGGGTACCGGCGCCGGTGATCACGGCGTTCTGGGGGCTGGAGACGGATTTCGGCGCCAACATCGGCGATCTGCCGGTGCTGCGGTCTCTGGCGACGCTGGCCTATGACTGCCGCCGGCCGGAGCTGTTCCGGCCGCAGTTGATGGACGCGCTGCGGCTCATCGACCACGGCGATCTGACGGCTCGGCAGATGGTCGGCGCCTGGGCCGGCGAGCTTGGCCAGCTTCAGTTCCTGCCCTCCGATTATATGCGCCTGGCGGTGGATTACGACGGCGACGGCCGCCGCGACCTGCTGCGCAGCGAGGCGGATGTGCTGGCGTCGGGCGCGCGGCTGATCAAGGATTTCGGCTGGCACGCGGGCGAGCCGTGGCTGGAGGAAGTGCGGGTGCCGCGATCGATGCCCTGGGAACAGGCCGACCTGTCGATCCGCCTGCCGCGCTCGCAATGGAAGTCCTGGGGCGTGACCCGCGCCGACGGCAGCGCACTGCCGGGCGACGGTACGCCGGTGGCGCTGTTGCTGCCCATGGGACGCAACGGTCCCGCCTTCATCGCCTACCGCAACTTCGATATCTACCTGGAGTGGAACCAGTCGTTCGTCTATGCGACGACGGCGGCGTATTTCGCCACCCGGCTTGCGGGTGCTCCGCCGCGCAGCCGCGGCAACGCGGAGGTGACCGCGTTGAGTGCGGCGGAGACGAAACAACTCCAGCAGTTGCTCGTGAGCAAGGGATATGATGTCGGTGGTGTCGATGGCACGATTGGCGCCATGACACGTGCGGCGGTGCGGTCCGTTCAGCAGCAGCTCGGCCTGCCGGCGGACGCCTATCCGACCCCGGACCTGCTGGCGCGCCTGCGATAG
- a CDS encoding 5-carboxymethyl-2-hydroxymuconate Delta-isomerase: protein MPHITLEYSANLAEAIDVQGAVDALHLAAAGSGLFDIGAIRTRAARREQYRVGDGDPANGFVQVIARFREGRDPAQVEALGEALFASLNTALARAYDTHPLAVTLELHEITQRTFRRNTVKDRNG from the coding sequence ATGCCACACATCACCCTGGAATATTCCGCAAATCTGGCGGAAGCGATCGATGTGCAGGGCGCCGTCGACGCGCTGCATCTGGCCGCTGCCGGATCGGGCCTGTTCGATATCGGCGCCATCCGCACCCGCGCCGCAAGACGCGAACAGTATCGCGTCGGCGACGGCGATCCGGCCAACGGCTTCGTGCAGGTGATCGCGCGCTTCCGCGAAGGCCGCGATCCGGCGCAGGTCGAGGCGCTCGGCGAGGCGTTGTTCGCCAGCCTCAACACGGCCCTCGCCAGGGCTTATGACACTCACCCCCTCGCGGTGACCCTCGAGTTGCACGAGATCACCCAGCGGACCTTCCGCCGCAACACAGTCAAGGACCGGAACGGCTGA